The sequence below is a genomic window from Coffea arabica cultivar ET-39 chromosome 8e, Coffea Arabica ET-39 HiFi, whole genome shotgun sequence.
CCGACGTGATTGCAAAGCAGCAATTTGTTCATCAATTTCCATTTGAGCTGACAAGGCAGATGCTTCGTCAGCCTGACAAATTTCTAGTTGCTGCTTTGTTACGATGTATTCATTCCTGAGTGAAGCAACATTAGCCATCTTGGAATCAAGGTCAGCAAAGAACTTTTCAGCTTGTCCTGATAACTTCTTAGCATCTAGGAAGCTGTTGCTGGCCATTGGAATTTCTTCAATCAACTTTAGCATGGAAATTTCTCTAGGACTCACTGTTGGACCATTTTTGAGCTGAGATGCCAGGGCAATAAGTTCGGTAAGCTTGTTGGAGTCAGCTAAGCTGGCAAAACCCATGGCAAGAAGAGAAGAAAGTTTTGATCGGATTTGAGTCATGCCTTCTTTGTGCGAAGAAGCAGCAGGGTTAGAAATTTCAGCTCTAGTGATAGGCACAGAGAGGATTTCATCAAGGGAATTCAGGAAATGATCATAGTCCTCGGGAATCAATCCAGGCTGAGATTCATCAAGGGATTTCAAACCCTGTTGTTTGAGGTCAATCGCATAGTGGCATGCACTATCATGTGGAGACACACTAGCACGACTTTCAGAGACTCGGCTACGTCCTGAAATCTTGGTTGTTGGACCACTTGCAAGTGTTTGTTCTTCTACTGCAGGCACATCTACCATGACCTCTTTACCGCAATGAACTGCAGCTTCTTGTTTTTTATTAGAGACTTCAACaccttttaccaatttaccCGCTTCTTTTTTCGAAGAGCTTGATTGGGGACTAGGACTGCATTTGCCTGCAAGAAAGAAAGATTATCCTGACAAGTCCATAAGCAAAACATCTTGCAGGAAGAAAGGGAATTTTAACTTTGTTGCAGAAAAGGACTTTGAGCAATAACTTGTACAACTTACAGAATTCCCGTAGATAGCTAATGAAGGTCACAAACCCGCAACACAAAGGTGTTACTACTGTTATGATGGCAGACAAATGTTTTATGAATTGCTTATAAATTTCCCTTGGTTCTGATGCTAATTTGACTTGCAGGGTTCAGAGATCATGGTGAAATAAAGTCTGATAGAATGAGGAATTGGATGGGTACATCATGATACAATCAATCAATTCCATACGTCTAACAAGGTGAAGTGCCGACATTTTTTGAAAGAGTGCTCACGCAGTCGTATATTTTCAAGAAGAATTTGGCAGAAGATAGGAGGTCCGAATCATGTATAAGTTTAAGCAGATATCCTTGAGGAGAAATGGGTACATAGTTTTGCATAGACAAGAAAAGGGTTTGAAGAGCAAAAGTCTAATAAATTAGACGACAGCAAATCAATTCAACTAAAGCAAACCTTTTAAGGTAGAAAGCATGTGCCGATCAGCTATGTTCAAAGGAAAGAAGTACAATGTTTAACAGAGCGTGATCATACAACCAAATGGAACAGAAGAAGAGGCCTCTAACAACAATGTAATAGTGTACAAAGATTTCAGGTTTCAGAAGCCAATTGATGTCTACTGAG
It includes:
- the LOC140012563 gene encoding uncharacterized protein, translating into MKTDVSKAGHDCRPLKRKSEVLACPVPPRASGKGLPYAPVDWPNVGDIWGWRVGSRVSVEGFYSHHFLYAPQHLQDKPTRKLLFQSKTSVLHYLKSQFPEADSEAFFASFTWHVPAEAHSSKLSKCSPSPQSSSSKKEAGKLVKGVEVSNKKQEAAVHCGKEVMVDVPAVEEQTLASGPTTKISGRSRVSESRASVSPHDSACHYAIDLKQQGLKSLDESQPGLIPEDYDHFLNSLDEILSVPITRAEISNPAASSHKEGMTQIRSKLSSLLAMGFASLADSNKLTELIALASQLKNGPTVSPREISMLKLIEEIPMASNSFLDAKKLSGQAEKFFADLDSKMANVASLRNEYIVTKQQLEICQADEASALSAQMEIDEQIAALQSRRADITQDLKLTNKKIVQYSSSQKKVMECLQKIVHDVRAANSEKQEWELRKKRSAEQEAEILAKFAPLDGFSF